One Acidobacteriota bacterium genomic window carries:
- a CDS encoding multidrug effflux MFS transporter, which produces MNKVSWRLVSILGALTAFGSLSIDMYLPSFPTLEKELRASGSAVQFSLAAFFIGLALGQAFYGPLADRFGRKRPLYFGVALYVVASVGCALAPNIESLIAWRFVQAVGGCAGIVIARAMVRDLFDHHSSAKVFSLLVLVLGVAPILAPVLGGYVLKAYGWRAIFVILAVFGVGCLLAAIFGLQETLPEAARHTHDNPIRTAVRVYGQLLVDRRFNGYALAGAVAQAGLFAYISNSPFVFIQFYGVPEQVFGILFGVNAFGLIAASQINHRLLARWKPDEILHWVVLLIACFGLVMLLMAWTRLGGMWTVWPPLFAFVSALGFSFPNMIAGAMAHQAERAGSASALVGTLQFGAATLAGSLVGVFHNASAVPMAAVIAGCGCLALLLHRIMIQPLVRELGQVEVEEEVDLQIVD; this is translated from the coding sequence ATGAATAAAGTCTCCTGGCGATTGGTTTCGATTTTGGGAGCGTTGACGGCGTTCGGCTCGCTCTCGATTGATATGTATTTGCCGAGCTTTCCGACGCTCGAAAAAGAATTGCGCGCGAGCGGTTCCGCCGTCCAGTTTTCGCTGGCGGCGTTTTTTATTGGGCTGGCGTTGGGACAGGCGTTTTACGGGCCGTTGGCGGATCGGTTCGGGCGTAAGCGTCCGCTGTATTTTGGCGTCGCGCTTTATGTGGTGGCGTCGGTGGGTTGCGCGTTGGCTCCGAATATCGAGAGCCTGATTGCGTGGCGTTTTGTGCAGGCTGTGGGCGGCTGCGCGGGGATCGTGATTGCGCGGGCGATGGTGCGCGATCTGTTCGATCACCATTCGTCAGCAAAGGTCTTCTCGTTGCTGGTGCTGGTGCTGGGCGTGGCGCCGATTCTGGCGCCGGTGCTGGGCGGCTATGTGCTGAAAGCTTATGGCTGGCGTGCGATCTTCGTGATTCTGGCGGTGTTTGGCGTGGGCTGTTTACTAGCGGCAATTTTCGGTTTGCAGGAGACGTTGCCGGAAGCGGCGCGGCATACACACGACAATCCGATTCGCACGGCAGTGCGCGTATATGGGCAGTTACTGGTTGACCGGCGGTTTAATGGTTATGCGCTGGCAGGTGCCGTGGCGCAGGCCGGGCTGTTTGCGTACATCTCGAATTCGCCGTTTGTGTTCATTCAGTTCTATGGCGTGCCGGAGCAGGTTTTCGGAATCCTATTCGGTGTGAATGCATTTGGGTTGATCGCCGCTTCGCAAATCAATCATCGGCTGCTGGCGCGCTGGAAGCCGGATGAGATTTTGCATTGGGTAGTGTTGCTGATCGCATGTTTCGGCTTGGTGATGTTGCTGATGGCATGGACGCGCTTGGGCGGGATGTGGACGGTCTGGCCGCCGCTGTTTGCCTTTGTGTCGGCGCTGGGGTTTTCGTTCCCGAACATGATTGCGGGCGCGATGGCGCATCAGGCCGAACGTGCCGGGAGCGCTTCAGCGTTGGTGGGCACGTTACAGTTTGGGGCAGCGACGTTAGCAGGTTCACTGGTGGGCGTGTTTCATAATGCATCGGCGGTGCCGATGGCGGCGGTGATTGCGGGTTGTGGCTGTTTGGCGCTGTTGCTGCACCGGATAATGATTCAGCCTTTGGTGCGTGAATTGGGGCAAGTAGAGGTGGAAGAGGAAGTGGATTTACAAATTGTGGATTGA
- a CDS encoding helix-turn-helix transcriptional regulator, protein MDVTQVFADNIKRLRLAQGLSQEALADLAGLHRTYIGAVERGERNITLLNANRIAAALGVKLSDCLKERNERKRKN, encoded by the coding sequence ATGGATGTGACGCAAGTTTTTGCCGACAACATCAAAAGATTACGCCTTGCTCAAGGCTTATCGCAGGAAGCGCTGGCTGATCTGGCAGGCTTGCATCGCACCTATATCGGCGCAGTCGAACGTGGCGAACGCAATATCACGCTGCTCAACGCCAACCGCATCGCAGCAGCATTAGGCGTCAAATTGAGCGATTGCCTGAAAGAGCGCAATGAACGAAAGCGAAAAAATTGA